Proteins from a genomic interval of Sphingopyxis sp. QXT-31:
- a CDS encoding DUF3008 family protein, whose protein sequence is MPAKSKAQQKAAGAALSAKRGDTPESKLKGASKEMAESMTEKQLEEFAKGSTKGKPEHVD, encoded by the coding sequence ATGCCAGCCAAGTCGAAAGCGCAGCAGAAAGCCGCAGGCGCGGCGCTCAGCGCCAAAAGGGGCGATACGCCCGAATCGAAGCTCAAGGGCGCGTCTAAAGAAATGGCCGAGAGTATGACCGAAAAACAGCTCGAGGAGTTTGCGAAGGGTTCGACCAAGGGCAAGCCCGAGCATGTGGATTGA